A stretch of Prosthecobacter debontii DNA encodes these proteins:
- a CDS encoding TetR/AcrR family transcriptional regulator produces MSPTALPAPRGRPRSFDRTAALEAAMRVFWQKGYTAASMTDLCEAMGIGSPSLYAAFGSKEQLYAEALRHYAEIGGTQLFQALESAPTAREGIEAFLRFSARSLACPERPLGCMVVLSAVASEGVTGLAELVLEERRQSLHKVQARLQRGIAEGDLPAKTDVKTLARFFVTVQQGMSIQARDGATPEELEAVALTAMKAGPWG; encoded by the coding sequence ATGAGCCCCACCGCCCTCCCTGCCCCTCGCGGACGCCCGCGCTCCTTTGACCGGACCGCTGCGCTGGAGGCGGCCATGCGGGTGTTTTGGCAAAAGGGCTACACCGCCGCCTCCATGACGGATCTGTGCGAGGCCATGGGCATCGGCTCCCCCAGCCTCTACGCGGCCTTTGGCAGCAAGGAGCAGCTCTATGCCGAGGCCCTCCGTCACTATGCAGAGATCGGCGGCACGCAGCTTTTTCAGGCCTTGGAGTCCGCCCCCACCGCGCGGGAGGGCATCGAGGCCTTTCTGCGTTTTTCGGCTCGCTCGCTGGCCTGTCCGGAGCGGCCCCTGGGCTGCATGGTGGTGCTCTCCGCCGTGGCCAGTGAAGGCGTCACCGGTCTGGCGGAGTTGGTGCTGGAAGAGCGGCGGCAATCCCTGCATAAAGTGCAAGCCCGCCTCCAGCGTGGCATCGCGGAGGGGGATCTCCCGGCGAAGACCGATGTGAAAACTCTGGCACGATTTTTCGTCACGGTGCAGCAGGGCATGTCCATCCAGGCCCGCGATGGCGCGACGCCCGAAGAGCTGGAGGCCGTGGCCCTGACGGCGATGAAAGCCGGGCCGTGGGGGTGA
- a CDS encoding DUF3037 domain-containing protein, whose product MKPHLCKYSIIRFLPYRETEEFVNIGVLVLCEELGYLGFLLEKKRSTRVTHFFNELDASIYRHGILALEQEIKRLNPKSTDIDGCLSLAGGAPNLSAAFQFLTRPRKTLFYFSEPRVLLDADPVAALKRLFADYVRRQFAQPKEYQEQLMREAISNSLKQWNLHRFYHALDVGTDIYRMKFPFVHQTHSRVERAIRVLNLNFNESTDILRRNDEVVGGLTRLRNAHVLPDDCMIVVKAPKSTTKTHEIAMDVCSNIQGLDVQTALYGDHTKLRNFAEKASNTASN is encoded by the coding sequence ATGAAACCACACCTCTGCAAATACTCGATTATTCGTTTCCTGCCCTACAGGGAAACGGAAGAGTTTGTGAATATTGGTGTTCTAGTCTTGTGTGAGGAACTCGGTTATTTAGGCTTTTTACTCGAGAAAAAGAGATCGACCCGGGTCACCCATTTTTTCAATGAGCTGGATGCCTCCATTTATCGACATGGCATTCTAGCATTGGAACAGGAAATCAAACGGTTAAATCCTAAATCAACGGACATTGATGGCTGCCTGTCACTAGCTGGTGGAGCACCCAATCTCAGTGCAGCCTTCCAGTTTCTAACAAGGCCACGCAAAACGCTTTTTTATTTTAGCGAGCCACGGGTGTTGCTAGATGCAGATCCAGTCGCGGCTCTCAAGCGCCTTTTCGCGGACTATGTTAGACGGCAGTTTGCGCAGCCTAAGGAGTATCAAGAGCAACTTATGCGTGAAGCCATTTCCAATAGTCTCAAACAGTGGAACCTTCATAGATTCTACCACGCGCTGGACGTAGGAACCGACATTTATCGAATGAAGTTTCCCTTTGTGCATCAAACACATTCTCGGGTCGAGCGAGCGATTCGTGTCCTCAATCTCAATTTTAATGAATCGACGGATATCCTCAGAAGGAATGATGAAGTAGTCGGCGGCCTCACTCGCTTACGTAATGCTCATGTTTTACCAGATGATTGTATGATTGTTGTAAAAGCCCCCAAATCTACAACAAAGACGCATGAGATTGCGATGGATGTCTGCAGCAATATTCAGGGTCTTGATGTCCAAACTGCTTTATATGGTGACCATACTAAATTGAGAAACTTCGCTGAAAAGGCTTCGAACACCGCCTCAAATTAA
- a CDS encoding HipA family kinase, whose amino-acid sequence MQHETQPTEESIRITEIQGRETSSILRPLECRASDGNRYFIKTRRSDKNPLLCEWVCSKLAQALELPCPPVCIAWLPKELLDESNHSDYDLVAGWSFGSLAVDFADTFPKAVANQIPDDLRLRVLAFDHWIHNSDRRDQNPNLLWQAREKQLWLIDHHLTLSPDPVRKSSDTHIFREDWNTCWGNNNADEIIEWLRGGLDELDGIFAAIPPEWLNAQEDFLTKTRALLTRRLP is encoded by the coding sequence ATGCAACATGAGACTCAACCTACAGAAGAGAGCATTCGCATCACAGAGATCCAAGGCCGTGAGACAAGTAGCATTTTACGCCCCTTGGAATGTCGAGCCTCGGATGGAAATCGTTATTTCATTAAGACACGCCGTTCTGATAAAAATCCCTTACTTTGTGAATGGGTATGCAGCAAATTAGCTCAAGCACTAGAACTCCCTTGCCCGCCAGTCTGTATTGCTTGGTTGCCTAAAGAGCTTTTGGATGAATCAAACCACTCAGATTATGACTTGGTCGCAGGCTGGTCATTCGGCTCTTTAGCCGTAGATTTTGCCGATACCTTTCCCAAAGCGGTCGCAAATCAAATTCCGGATGATTTACGGCTGCGTGTTCTGGCATTTGATCACTGGATTCATAATAGTGACCGCCGCGATCAAAATCCGAATCTTTTATGGCAGGCACGCGAAAAACAGCTATGGTTAATCGATCATCATTTAACCTTATCTCCAGATCCCGTTCGCAAGTCCTCTGACACACATATCTTTCGAGAAGATTGGAACACGTGCTGGGGAAACAACAACGCTGACGAAATCATTGAGTGGCTGAGAGGGGGACTCGATGAACTTGATGGTATATTTGCCGCGATACCGCCAGAGTGGTTAAATGCTCAGGAGGATTTTCTCACAAAAACTCGCGCATTGCTGACACGAAGACTGCCTTGA
- a CDS encoding choice-of-anchor D domain-containing protein → MRIPTYRTLLATLCTASLWAAALPGAAQGTAPDIQVTGNNVVIANGDTTPSPADYTDFGDRSLSAGTHYGMYKITNTGDADLVLSGISITGTHASDFSYSGTFYSFPVTLVPNASGMVYIEFQPTAIGTRNATLTINSNDADAGVYSFDLKGEGIEPEISVTGNGVDIPHNSYYPSLTNHTHFGYPATPGGNVVRTYTISNSGVTDLKIFQISLNSTVGTPIPFTIGGISLPTVIPPSSSTTFTITYAPMSVGQNGTFSGEISISNNDFDEQFFRFRIQGSAATEINLQGNGIDIADGDLTPSPADHTDFGVAVNGSEQVVAAFTIQSVGSAPLKINSIEKSSGNPGAFVISGITTPLIIPAGASHTFNVTFVPNGIGVRTTNIVLWNDDINEATYEFALRGVGIAAGGLDTAYHPNANRAVHTTVEQPDGKVLAGGAFVTVGGSSQVRVVRTLADGTVDPTFNAAITWPGATDVASVYVSTLVVLPDGKILVGGNFTRTDNVVQNRLARLNSDGSRDSSFTPEANGGIVHALCLQPDGKILVGGHFTNISGTTRTRLARLHANGTLDTGFTPTANGMVHGMALQPDGKVIIVGRFSTVNGTTRNRIARLNSNGTLDTGFSIPANNNVYAVALQPDGKIVIGGAFTTVNGVTRTRLARLNANGTLDTGFTATANDPVYGLTLQADGKILVSGDFNQLNSTAIGYCGRLNSDGTLDSGFNAGASSDVLGSHLKADGRVIIGGEFTSVQSTARGRIAMLNNNLATESLTVTDALTRVEWLRGGSSPEASRVIFELSTDGGSTWSSLGNGTRITDGWELTGLSLTSGQIRARAFTPSGKLGSSAGLVESIVTF, encoded by the coding sequence ATGAGAATACCTACCTATCGCACTCTTCTAGCGACTCTATGCACAGCATCTTTATGGGCTGCGGCTCTCCCTGGCGCGGCTCAGGGGACGGCTCCAGATATCCAGGTCACGGGCAATAATGTGGTGATCGCCAACGGGGATACCACTCCCAGTCCGGCTGATTATACGGATTTTGGAGATCGCTCTCTGTCAGCGGGGACTCACTACGGAATGTATAAGATCACCAACACTGGCGATGCGGATCTGGTGCTGTCAGGCATTTCCATTACGGGCACTCATGCCTCGGACTTTAGCTACAGCGGGACTTTCTACTCCTTTCCGGTGACCCTGGTGCCGAACGCCAGCGGCATGGTCTACATTGAGTTTCAGCCGACCGCGATCGGCACACGGAATGCCACACTCACGATCAACAGCAATGATGCTGATGCAGGAGTTTACAGTTTTGATCTGAAGGGTGAGGGCATCGAACCGGAGATCAGTGTGACGGGTAATGGGGTGGATATCCCGCATAATAGCTACTACCCCAGTCTAACTAACCACACCCACTTCGGTTATCCCGCGACCCCGGGGGGGAATGTGGTCAGGACCTACACCATCTCCAACAGTGGCGTGACGGATTTGAAGATCTTCCAAATTTCACTCAATAGCACCGTTGGAACGCCGATTCCTTTTACGATTGGCGGGATCAGTTTGCCGACGGTCATACCGCCATCTTCCAGCACGACTTTTACGATCACTTACGCGCCAATGAGCGTTGGGCAGAATGGCACTTTCTCCGGTGAGATCAGCATTTCTAACAATGACTTCGATGAGCAGTTTTTTAGATTTAGAATTCAGGGTTCTGCGGCGACGGAGATCAATCTTCAGGGCAATGGAATCGATATCGCGGATGGGGATCTGACTCCATCTCCAGCGGATCACACGGATTTTGGGGTGGCGGTGAATGGATCGGAGCAGGTGGTGGCTGCCTTCACCATCCAGAGCGTGGGAAGTGCTCCGTTGAAAATCAATTCCATCGAGAAATCCTCAGGGAACCCCGGGGCTTTTGTCATTAGCGGGATCACGACGCCGTTGATCATTCCTGCCGGCGCCAGCCATACCTTTAATGTCACGTTTGTCCCCAATGGGATCGGTGTCCGCACGACGAACATCGTCCTCTGGAACGATGATATAAATGAGGCGACCTATGAGTTTGCCCTCCGTGGGGTCGGTATTGCGGCAGGGGGGCTGGATACGGCCTATCACCCGAATGCGAACCGGGCGGTGCATACGACCGTGGAACAACCGGATGGGAAAGTCCTCGCTGGGGGCGCCTTCGTCACGGTGGGGGGGAGCAGTCAGGTGCGGGTGGTCCGCACGCTGGCAGATGGCACGGTGGATCCGACCTTCAATGCGGCCATCACTTGGCCTGGGGCTACAGATGTGGCGTCGGTTTATGTCTCTACGCTGGTGGTGCTGCCTGATGGGAAGATCCTGGTCGGGGGAAATTTTACCCGCACGGATAATGTGGTGCAAAACCGCCTAGCTCGTTTGAATAGCGATGGCTCCCGAGATAGCAGCTTCACGCCAGAGGCCAACGGCGGCATTGTGCATGCGCTCTGCCTGCAACCCGATGGCAAGATCCTGGTGGGCGGGCACTTTACCAACATCAGCGGCACGACCCGCACGCGCCTGGCCCGCCTGCATGCCAATGGCACATTGGACACGGGGTTTACCCCCACGGCGAATGGCATGGTGCACGGCATGGCTCTGCAGCCTGATGGTAAGGTGATCATCGTGGGGCGATTCAGCACGGTGAATGGCACGACGAGAAACCGCATCGCACGCTTGAACAGTAACGGCACTTTGGATACGGGCTTCAGCATTCCGGCCAATAACAACGTCTATGCCGTGGCTCTGCAGCCCGATGGTAAGATTGTGATCGGTGGGGCCTTCACCACGGTCAATGGCGTCACCCGCACGCGTCTGGCCCGCCTGAATGCAAATGGCACGCTGGACACCGGTTTCACAGCGACCGCCAATGACCCTGTCTATGGCCTCACGCTGCAAGCTGATGGGAAGATCCTGGTGAGCGGTGACTTCAATCAGCTCAACAGCACGGCCATCGGATACTGTGGCCGCCTCAACAGCGATGGAACTTTGGACAGCGGATTCAATGCGGGCGCCAGCAGCGATGTGCTGGGCAGCCACCTGAAGGCTGATGGTCGGGTGATCATCGGGGGGGAATTCACCTCCGTGCAGTCCACCGCGCGTGGCCGGATCGCCATGCTGAATAACAATCTGGCGACGGAAAGCCTGACGGTCACGGATGCCCTGACACGGGTGGAATGGCTGCGCGGCGGCTCGTCTCCCGAGGCCTCTCGGGTCATCTTTGAGTTGTCGACAGATGGCGGTAGCACCTGGAGCAGCCTCGGGAACGGCACCCGTATCACGGACGGCTGGGAGCTCACAGGACTGAGCCTGACGAGTGGCCAGATCCGTGCCCGCGCCTTCACACCTTCTGGCAAGCTCGGGTCTTCCGCAGGGCTGGTGGAAAGCATCGTGACTTTCTAA
- a CDS encoding putative polyvalent protein kinase domain-containing protein: MNSFYVSGPASLKNAHVLYGGAQALLRRAAEAAQAKSHDGEESARSAGHDEVAALKRFADEAGLWMEGAAVRAYMRMKEHVMKGGSEHRVALWRGTRVLKDLAVQAQATESLFDYLTDHLLANHLFGDDVCLEGFFEDDRMLHIVVSQPLVVGRHPVWRELVEGLSRQGLILENPGSKLPVFNVIVAKEGGFIHPIDAHFYFDDQAARIDALKRLGILGP, from the coding sequence TTGAACTCGTTCTATGTCTCAGGTCCAGCCAGCCTCAAAAACGCTCATGTCTTATACGGAGGTGCGCAAGCTCTTCTCCGCCGGGCGGCTGAAGCTGCGCAGGCAAAAAGCCATGACGGGGAAGAAAGTGCGCGCTCAGCAGGCCACGATGAAGTCGCGGCACTGAAGCGCTTCGCTGACGAGGCAGGCCTCTGGATGGAGGGTGCGGCGGTCCGTGCTTACATGCGCATGAAGGAGCATGTCATGAAAGGCGGCAGTGAGCACCGCGTCGCTCTTTGGCGCGGCACACGTGTCTTGAAAGATCTGGCCGTGCAGGCCCAGGCTACCGAATCACTGTTCGACTATCTGACAGATCATTTGTTAGCGAATCACCTGTTTGGCGATGATGTCTGCCTGGAAGGTTTCTTTGAGGACGACCGCATGCTGCACATCGTGGTGTCTCAGCCCCTGGTGGTGGGGCGGCACCCCGTTTGGCGAGAGCTTGTGGAAGGACTGAGCCGTCAGGGCCTGATCCTCGAAAATCCAGGGTCCAAGCTCCCCGTCTTCAATGTGATTGTGGCCAAAGAAGGCGGATTCATCCACCCCATCGATGCGCATTTTTATTTCGATGACCAAGCGGCGCGGATCGATGCGCTGAAAAGGCTCGGAATTTTGGGTCCATGA
- a CDS encoding terminase small subunit produces MIDILIVNPSRPSVLTGPQRKFCEGVVQGMTATQAYAEAYPQAGEASARRSGSRLLGRAEIQAEVAALREKADTLAGSAVMTLLERRAFLAAIVRTPVGQVKEDSALAEEMRVDSKGGVTVKLPCKLRAIELDAKLAGELTPERDKERERDKERERLKAEGNAFAGPLEHALRQIWDLTHAGEG; encoded by the coding sequence TTGATTGACATCCTTATTGTTAATCCATCGCGTCCATCTGTGCTGACGGGACCGCAGAGGAAATTTTGTGAAGGAGTCGTCCAGGGGATGACGGCCACGCAGGCCTATGCCGAGGCGTATCCGCAGGCGGGGGAGGCATCGGCCCGCAGGAGTGGATCTCGCCTGCTGGGGCGGGCGGAGATCCAGGCGGAGGTCGCCGCTCTGCGGGAGAAGGCGGACACACTGGCGGGCTCCGCCGTGATGACGCTGCTGGAGCGCCGGGCCTTCCTGGCCGCGATCGTGCGCACGCCGGTGGGGCAGGTGAAGGAAGACTCGGCTCTGGCCGAGGAGATGCGCGTGGATAGCAAGGGCGGCGTGACGGTGAAGCTGCCGTGCAAGCTGCGCGCCATCGAGCTGGATGCCAAGCTGGCTGGCGAACTCACCCCAGAACGGGATAAGGAGCGTGAGCGCGATAAGGAACGCGAGCGCCTGAAGGCCGAGGGTAATGCCTTCGCCGGTCCCCTGGAGCACGCCCTGCGCCAGATCTGGGATCTCACGCATGCGGGGGAGGGGTGA
- a CDS encoding SDR family NAD(P)-dependent oxidoreductase has translation MKTLQGKRALVTGASRGIGAAIAKALAAEGATVAITYERSADKAAEVVQQIQDAGGQAVALAANSADPQAIRSAVSQTVAELGGLDILVNNAGIARHGPVADITLEDIDALLNVNVRGVILASQAALPHLPSGGRIINIGSCLGERVPFGGVTVYSATKSALRSFNAGLARELGPRGVTVNLVQPGSTDTDMNPADGEGSDAQKSLMALSHYGTPEDIASAVVFLASPAAKQITGTTITVDGGANA, from the coding sequence ATGAAAACACTTCAAGGCAAACGTGCCCTCGTCACCGGAGCTAGCCGAGGCATCGGCGCCGCCATCGCCAAAGCCCTCGCCGCTGAGGGAGCCACCGTCGCCATCACCTATGAACGATCCGCCGACAAAGCCGCCGAGGTCGTCCAGCAGATCCAGGACGCCGGAGGCCAAGCCGTGGCCCTCGCCGCGAACAGTGCCGATCCCCAGGCCATCCGCAGCGCCGTCAGCCAGACCGTCGCCGAGCTCGGTGGCCTGGACATCCTCGTGAACAACGCCGGCATCGCCCGTCATGGCCCCGTGGCCGACATCACCCTGGAGGACATCGACGCCCTGCTGAATGTAAACGTGCGCGGCGTCATCCTGGCCAGCCAGGCCGCCCTCCCTCACCTGCCCAGTGGCGGACGCATCATCAACATCGGCAGTTGCCTCGGTGAGCGCGTGCCCTTTGGCGGTGTCACCGTCTATTCCGCCACGAAATCCGCCCTGCGCTCCTTCAATGCCGGCCTCGCCCGCGAGCTTGGCCCCCGTGGCGTAACCGTGAATCTCGTGCAGCCCGGCTCCACCGATACCGACATGAACCCCGCCGATGGCGAAGGCTCGGACGCGCAGAAAAGCCTCATGGCCCTGAGCCACTACGGCACCCCCGAAGACATTGCCTCCGCCGTCGTCTTCCTCGCCAGCCCCGCCGCCAAGCAAATCACCGGCACCACGATCACCGTGGATGGCGGTGCGAATGCGTGA
- a CDS encoding PEP-CTERM sorting domain-containing protein (PEP-CTERM proteins occur, often in large numbers, in the proteomes of bacteria that also encode an exosortase, a predicted intramembrane cysteine proteinase. The presence of a PEP-CTERM domain at a protein's C-terminus predicts cleavage within the sorting domain, followed by covalent anchoring to some some component of the (usually Gram-negative) cell surface. Many PEP-CTERM proteins exhibit an unusual sequence composition that includes large numbers of potential glycosylation sites. Expression of one such protein has been shown restore the ability of a bacterium to form floc, a type of biofilm.), whose amino-acid sequence MRDSLSTPVNRASSARGRDVTLSLLPSSLRVRRAARVACAMTLLVSLGLVLTGQVQAATVIYSSDFSSTSGANSVTGWTYVGEGGGNLSRNATAYDNYDLGGGVFGGDGVKGDGSLLLNTGNNTPQDELWTYTLVSTLSEGMVLNLVGAAFNGNSSHNSTFTIALYNVTDDRVLITSANMGGTRLGLVDENINPFYNFNLSYTTTAADEGDVFQIRVAENLQNTARDIFVDYVTLTSSPAAIPEPSRVLLAGLGLGVVMLRRRRRV is encoded by the coding sequence ATGCGTGATTCGTTGTCCACGCCCGTGAATCGGGCCTCCTCTGCACGAGGCCGTGATGTTACGCTTTCCTTATTGCCGTCGTCGTTGCGGGTTCGTCGTGCAGCGCGGGTGGCTTGTGCGATGACGCTTTTGGTTAGTCTCGGGCTGGTTTTGACCGGTCAAGTGCAGGCGGCGACGGTGATCTACAGCAGTGATTTCAGCAGCACCTCAGGGGCCAATAGCGTGACGGGCTGGACCTACGTAGGGGAAGGCGGTGGAAACCTGAGCCGCAATGCGACTGCCTACGACAACTACGACCTCGGCGGCGGTGTCTTCGGCGGGGATGGGGTGAAGGGGGATGGATCTCTGCTGCTGAATACGGGCAATAACACACCTCAGGATGAGCTGTGGACCTACACGCTGGTCTCGACGTTGAGTGAAGGAATGGTGCTGAATCTGGTGGGCGCAGCCTTCAATGGCAACAGCAGTCACAACAGCACCTTCACCATCGCCCTGTATAATGTGACGGATGATCGGGTGCTGATCACCTCGGCCAACATGGGCGGCACGCGCCTGGGGCTGGTGGATGAGAACATCAACCCGTTCTATAACTTTAATCTGAGCTACACCACCACGGCTGCGGATGAGGGCGATGTGTTTCAGATCCGTGTGGCGGAGAATCTCCAGAATACTGCCCGCGATATCTTTGTGGATTACGTCACGCTCACCTCCAGCCCTGCGGCCATCCCCGAGCCGAGCCGGGTGTTGCTGGCAGGGCTGGGACTCGGGGTGGTGATGCTGAGGAGGAGGAGGAGAGTTTAG
- a CDS encoding Fic family protein — protein MRKYEQTHPWLKFHIRLWEIGHEFWLHLGEAVSKCEHLSKVPLRPATAQLLHQVYMAKGAAATTAIEGNTLSEEEVLRAVEGRLEVAPSREYLKQEVDNVIAAFMRISSQISSQTLPPLSVSLMKQFNAQVLQDVPKEEWVVPGEYRDRSVIVGRVYRGAPAEDCDYLMDRLCEWLNGPDFALSKPGMEMVSAIIKAVLAHVYLAWIHPFGDGNGRTARLVEFYLLMSAGMPAPAAHLMSNHYNQTKEEYYRQLDHASKSGGDLMPFLCYAVRGLVDGLRGQLEYVWTQQWDMTWRNHVHELFQNRTRPGDVRQRHLALDLGQKNDWVELSQVDELTPRLAKAYATKTTKTLQRDLAELEEMGLIVREGRKVRAKRELIFAFLPLRHRSEVDV, from the coding sequence ATGCGGAAATATGAGCAGACACATCCTTGGCTGAAATTCCACATTCGCTTGTGGGAGATCGGGCATGAGTTTTGGTTGCATCTGGGGGAGGCGGTGTCGAAGTGCGAGCACCTCTCCAAGGTGCCGCTGCGGCCTGCCACGGCTCAGCTATTGCATCAGGTCTATATGGCCAAGGGAGCGGCGGCTACGACGGCGATCGAGGGGAATACGCTTTCTGAGGAGGAGGTGCTGCGGGCGGTGGAGGGGCGGCTGGAGGTGGCGCCCTCTCGTGAGTATCTGAAGCAGGAAGTGGATAATGTGATCGCGGCTTTCATGCGGATCAGCAGTCAGATCTCCAGCCAGACACTGCCGCCGCTTTCCGTGTCTTTGATGAAGCAGTTCAATGCGCAGGTGCTGCAGGATGTGCCGAAGGAAGAGTGGGTGGTGCCGGGGGAATACCGGGATCGCTCCGTCATCGTGGGGAGAGTGTATCGTGGAGCTCCGGCGGAGGATTGTGATTACCTGATGGATCGCCTGTGTGAGTGGCTGAATGGGCCTGACTTTGCCCTCAGCAAGCCGGGCATGGAGATGGTGTCTGCGATCATCAAGGCAGTGCTGGCGCATGTGTATCTGGCCTGGATCCACCCTTTTGGTGATGGCAATGGCCGCACGGCTCGGCTGGTGGAGTTTTATCTGCTGATGTCGGCGGGTATGCCTGCGCCTGCGGCTCATCTCATGAGCAATCATTACAACCAGACGAAGGAGGAATATTATCGTCAGCTCGATCACGCCAGTAAGTCGGGTGGGGATCTGATGCCCTTTCTCTGCTATGCGGTGCGTGGGCTGGTGGATGGGCTGCGCGGGCAGCTGGAGTATGTGTGGACGCAACAGTGGGACATGACATGGAGAAACCATGTGCATGAGCTGTTTCAAAATCGCACACGCCCAGGGGATGTGCGTCAGCGGCATCTGGCGCTGGATCTGGGGCAGAAGAATGATTGGGTGGAGCTGAGTCAGGTGGATGAACTGACGCCGCGGCTCGCCAAAGCCTATGCCACCAAGACAACCAAGACCCTGCAACGTGATTTAGCTGAACTCGAGGAAATGGGGCTGATCGTGCGGGAGGGACGAAAGGTGCGAGCCAAGCGAGAGCTGATCTTTGCCTTCCTACCCCTGAGACATCGTTCTGAGGTGGATGTGTGA